From the genome of Natrinema marinum:
AGCGGTGATGAAAGCCATCGTTCTCGCGGCAGGTGAAGGCACGCGGATCAGACCACTCTCTGCGGCCCGTCCGAAGCCGATGCTTCCCGTCGCCGACCGACCGCTCGCTGCCCACACGGTCGACGCCGCCGTCGACGCTGGGGCCGACGAGATCGTCCTGGTCGTCGGCTACGAGGCTGACACGGTCCGTGACTACTTCGATACCGAGTACCGTGGCGTCCCGGTCTCCTATGCCGTCCAGGAGGACCAGGCAGGAACGGCCGACGCGGTCAACGCCGCCCGCGATCACATCGACGGCCCCTTTGCCGTCCTGAACGGCGACAACCTCTACGATCCGGCCGCGGTCGACCGGCTGTTCGCCGAGTGTCCAGCGGTCTGTGCGATCGAAGTCGCCGAACCGAGTAACTACGGCGTCCTGAGCACGACCGACGGGACCGTGACCGACATCGTCGAGAAACCCGCCGATCCGCCGACGAACCTCGCCAACGCCGGCGCGTACGCCTTCCCCGAAGACGCCCGCAAGTGGCTCGAGGTGCCCGAAAGCGAACGGGGCGAACACGAGATCACGGACGTCCTCGCACGCGTCGTCGACCAGTACGCGGTGACGCCGGTGACCCTCGAGCGGTGGCTCGACGTGGGCCGACCGTGGGAGCTGCTCGAGGCCAACGAGTGGAAACTCGCCGCCCTCGAGCGCCGGATCGACGGCGATGTCAGCGATTCGGCCCACCTCGAGGGCGATGTCGTCGTTGAGGACGGCGCGTCCGTCGAGCCCGGCGTCGTGATCGAGGGACCGGCGCTGATCCGCGAGGGCGCCGAGGTCGGGCCGAACGCCTACGTGCGTGGCGCGACGCTGATCGGGCCGGACGCCGAGATCGGCCACTCGGTCGAGATCAAAAACAGCGTGATCTCGCGGGGCACCTCGGTCAGCCACCTCTCGTACGTCGGTGACAGCGTCCTCGGCCGGAACGTCAACGTCGGCGCGGGAACGAACGTCGCGAACCTCCGTCACGACGACGACGACGTTCGATTTACTGTCAAAGGCGACCGAGTGTCGACCGGTCGGCGGAAGTTCGGCGTCGTCGCCGGCGACGGCGTCAAGACGGGGATCAACTCGAGTCTCTCCCCCGGATTGAAGCTCAGCACCGAGGCGACGACGAACCCGGGCGAGACCGTCGAACGGGATCGGTAAGGCGTCGGTTCGCGCTCGCGAATCGAGCCGCTCGACCGCACCGCCCGTAGCTATCAAGTGTGGCCTTTATACCGCGGCGAACCCCTAGTCGAATTGGAGGGTATCGGTCGATACCCACGACTCCGGTCGCGTCGATACCGGAATCTCGATCGCCACAGTAACCCTCCACGTTCGATTCCGACATCGTTCGAGTACGGGTCGCTCTCTAACGACGCCGTGTGGACTCCGAGACTACGGGGGTGGTCTCGCGTCCTGCGGCCTCGAGACCCGTATTCGAGTCCGGATCGGGTCAAACGTTTCGTTCGTTGAGAGCCATCTCTCGACGGGAGCGCGAAAAAGACGAAATCGGGGCAACTGCCCTACTCGACCGTGACGCTCTTCGCGAGGTTCCGCGGTTTGTCGATCGGCCGATCGAGGAGATCGGCGGCGTGATACGAGACCAACTGGAGCTGAACGTTCGCGAGCAGCCCGGCTAGGTCGGAATCGGTCTCGGGGATCGCGAGGTGTTCGTCCGCGGCCTCGACGGCCGGGTGACCCTCCGGACAGACCGCGATGACGGGCGCGCCGCGAGTCTGGGCCTCCTCGGCGTTTTTCAGCGTCTTCTCGTCTTCCTCGCCGGTGAAGACCGCGAACACCGGCGTCTCGGGCGTGACCAGTGCCAGCGGGCCGTGTTTGAGTTCGCCGGAGGCGAAGCCCTCGGCGTGCTCGTAGGTGATCTCCTTGAACTTCAGCGCCCCCTCGAGCGCCACGGGGAAGCCGAGGCCGCGACCGATGAAGAAGTACGACTGGCTGTCCTCGTACTGTTCGGCGATCGTCTCCGCGTCGGACTCGGCGAGCAAGTCGTCGATCGCGCCGGGCATCGACGCGAGTTCGGGCAGCAGCGACTCGAGGTCGGCCGGCGGTTCGCCCTGCTGGTCGGCGGCGATGCGCTGACCGAGCAGCGTGAGCATGACGGCCTGCGAGGAGAACGTCTTCGTCGCGGCGACGCCGATCTCCGGGCCCGCTCGAATGAAGAGGGCGTCGTCGGCCTCGCGGGCGGCCGTCGAACCGACGACGTTGGTCACCGTCAGCGTCCGCGCGCCCGCGGCGGTGGCCTGTCGGAGGGCGCTCAGGGTGTCCGCGGTCTCGCCGCTCTGCGTGACCGCGATCACCAGGGTGTT
Proteins encoded in this window:
- the glmU gene encoding bifunctional sugar-1-phosphate nucleotidylyltransferase/acetyltransferase codes for the protein MKAIVLAAGEGTRIRPLSAARPKPMLPVADRPLAAHTVDAAVDAGADEIVLVVGYEADTVRDYFDTEYRGVPVSYAVQEDQAGTADAVNAARDHIDGPFAVLNGDNLYDPAAVDRLFAECPAVCAIEVAEPSNYGVLSTTDGTVTDIVEKPADPPTNLANAGAYAFPEDARKWLEVPESERGEHEITDVLARVVDQYAVTPVTLERWLDVGRPWELLEANEWKLAALERRIDGDVSDSAHLEGDVVVEDGASVEPGVVIEGPALIREGAEVGPNAYVRGATLIGPDAEIGHSVEIKNSVISRGTSVSHLSYVGDSVLGRNVNVGAGTNVANLRHDDDDVRFTVKGDRVSTGRRKFGVVAGDGVKTGINSSLSPGLKLSTEATTNPGETVERDR